One segment of Patulibacter sp. SYSU D01012 DNA contains the following:
- a CDS encoding bifunctional (p)ppGpp synthetase/guanosine-3',5'-bis(diphosphate) 3'-pyrophosphohydrolase, whose amino-acid sequence MADRHDTLRGAGALSAPLDRGDLDAALPDGAGVPVQDERSRDRVGVAAGELEEHGAVAAPSPPSATDVAAAARPGEDLTAEELSLRADLHAVIAEHADDERGGIDVARVDDAFRFACLHHREQRRKSGEPFIAHPVEVAKICAGMRLDTETVVAALLHDTVEDTTAELGEIETRYGSRVRLLVDGVTKLDGIQFTSRDEAQAENYRKMVVAMAADVRVVLIKLADRLHNARTLQAHKRPKQLEIAKETLEVYAPIAHRLGIHAIKWELEDLAFATLHPRKYQEIKGLVNQQRGERETYVAKAGEYLRRELEGVGIDAEISGRAKHFYSIYQKMTRKGREFNEIYDLTAMRVIVDTVNDCYGAIGVIHSLWKPLPRRFKDFIAMPKANMYQSLHTTVVGPEGQPLEIQIRTHDMQRTAEFGVAAHWMYKQRGPAEGGGGGAAGAPSGAELKDAKSDGDKFTWLRAMLDTSRDNDDPQEFMDDLKVALFEDEVYVFTPKGDVKSLSRGATPVDFAYEVHTDVGHRCVGAKVNGKIVPLSYTLQSGDIVDILTANRDRGPSRDWLTLAQTSRARSKIKAWFKAAGREDSEHLGRELLQEQLRKAGLPAQRLVGSPLVADVIKEMGYKKGDDFYIALGGGKVSPHVVVNKVLKHLKEGEAADDEPAGPVEALLRPDVVRRQPTGSAKSYGVSVDGVGDVMLRMAKCCRPVPGDPIVGYVSLGRGITIHRDDCPNAQQLRKDPERFVPVDWAGQHQQSFKVEIQVDGYDRHRLLEDLTRVFAEGGVNIVSAVCSTTPPMVRNRFVVEVGDTKSLRSTINRLRNIDSVFDAFRVTPSV is encoded by the coding sequence ATGGCTGACCGGCACGACACCCTCCGTGGCGCAGGCGCGCTGAGCGCCCCGCTCGACCGGGGCGACCTGGACGCCGCGCTGCCCGACGGCGCCGGCGTCCCCGTCCAGGACGAGCGCTCGCGCGACCGCGTCGGCGTGGCCGCGGGCGAGCTCGAGGAGCACGGCGCCGTCGCCGCGCCGAGCCCGCCGTCCGCCACCGACGTCGCCGCGGCCGCCCGGCCGGGCGAGGACCTGACGGCCGAGGAGCTGTCCCTGCGGGCCGACCTGCACGCCGTGATCGCCGAGCACGCCGACGACGAGCGCGGCGGGATCGACGTGGCCCGCGTCGACGACGCGTTCCGCTTCGCCTGCCTGCACCACCGGGAGCAGCGCCGCAAGTCCGGCGAGCCGTTCATCGCCCACCCCGTCGAGGTCGCGAAGATCTGCGCCGGCATGCGCCTGGACACCGAGACGGTCGTCGCGGCGCTCCTGCACGACACCGTCGAGGACACGACCGCCGAGCTTGGCGAGATCGAGACGCGCTACGGGTCCCGCGTGCGCCTGCTCGTCGACGGCGTCACCAAGCTCGACGGCATCCAGTTCACCTCGCGCGACGAGGCGCAGGCCGAGAACTACCGCAAGATGGTCGTCGCGATGGCGGCCGACGTGCGGGTCGTCCTCATCAAGCTCGCCGACCGCCTGCACAACGCGCGCACCCTCCAGGCGCACAAGCGGCCCAAGCAGCTCGAGATCGCGAAGGAGACCCTCGAGGTCTACGCGCCGATCGCGCACCGGCTGGGCATCCACGCGATCAAGTGGGAGCTCGAGGACCTGGCGTTCGCGACCCTGCACCCGCGCAAGTACCAGGAGATCAAGGGCCTGGTCAACCAGCAGCGCGGCGAGCGCGAGACGTACGTCGCGAAGGCCGGCGAGTACCTGCGTCGCGAGCTCGAGGGCGTCGGCATCGACGCCGAGATCTCGGGGCGCGCGAAGCACTTCTACTCGATCTACCAGAAGATGACCCGCAAGGGTCGCGAGTTCAACGAGATCTACGACCTCACGGCGATGCGCGTGATCGTGGACACCGTGAACGACTGCTACGGGGCGATCGGCGTCATCCACTCGCTGTGGAAGCCGCTGCCCCGGCGGTTCAAGGACTTCATCGCCATGCCCAAGGCGAACATGTACCAGTCGCTCCACACGACGGTCGTGGGTCCCGAGGGGCAGCCGCTGGAGATCCAGATCCGCACGCACGACATGCAGCGGACCGCCGAGTTCGGCGTGGCGGCGCACTGGATGTACAAGCAGCGCGGCCCGGCCGAGGGCGGGGGCGGCGGCGCGGCCGGGGCGCCGTCCGGTGCCGAGCTGAAGGACGCCAAGAGCGACGGCGACAAGTTCACGTGGCTGCGCGCCATGCTCGACACCTCGCGGGACAACGACGACCCGCAGGAGTTCATGGACGACCTGAAGGTCGCCCTGTTCGAGGACGAGGTCTACGTCTTCACGCCGAAGGGCGACGTCAAGTCGCTCTCGCGCGGCGCCACCCCCGTCGACTTCGCCTACGAGGTCCACACGGACGTCGGACACCGCTGCGTCGGCGCGAAGGTCAACGGCAAGATCGTCCCGCTGAGCTACACGCTCCAGTCGGGCGACATCGTCGACATCCTCACCGCCAACCGCGACCGCGGACCGTCCCGCGACTGGCTGACGCTCGCGCAGACCAGCCGTGCGCGGTCGAAGATCAAGGCGTGGTTCAAGGCGGCCGGCCGCGAGGACTCCGAGCACCTGGGGCGCGAGCTGCTGCAGGAGCAGCTGCGCAAGGCCGGGCTGCCCGCCCAGCGCCTCGTCGGCTCGCCCCTGGTGGCGGACGTCATCAAGGAGATGGGCTACAAGAAGGGTGACGACTTCTACATCGCCCTGGGCGGCGGCAAGGTCTCACCGCACGTCGTCGTCAACAAGGTCCTCAAGCACCTCAAGGAGGGCGAGGCCGCCGACGACGAGCCCGCCGGCCCCGTCGAGGCGCTGCTGCGGCCGGACGTCGTCCGCCGGCAGCCGACCGGCAGCGCGAAGAGCTACGGCGTGTCCGTCGACGGCGTCGGCGACGTCATGCTGCGCATGGCGAAGTGCTGTCGCCCGGTCCCCGGCGACCCGATCGTCGGCTACGTGTCGCTCGGCCGTGGCATCACGATCCACCGCGACGACTGCCCGAACGCCCAGCAGTTGCGCAAGGACCCGGAGCGCTTCGTCCCCGTGGACTGGGCGGGTCAGCACCAGCAGTCGTTCAAGGTCGAGATCCAGGTCGACGGCTACGACCGCCACCGCCTGCTCGAGGACCTCACGCGCGTGTTCGCCGAGGGCGGCGTCAACATCGTCTCGGCCGTGTGCTCGACGACCCCGCCGATGGTCCGAAACCGCTTCGTCGTCGAGGTGGGGGACACGAAGTCCCTGCGTTCGACGATCAACCGGCTGCGCAACATCGACTCGGTCTTCGACGCCTTCCGCGTCACGCCGTCCGTCTGA
- a CDS encoding diacylglycerol kinase family protein, which yields MPASAPASDASSLTSDERRRIAVIVNPNATTTSPRLRDLVLHALSHRYDVEPLDTRAPLHATELARQAAADGVDAVVTLGGDGTVNEATNGLVGTGVPLVPLPGGATNVFHRMIGMPGDIVDATEHVLTLADAWAPRPVDVGRIGTRWFTFAAGVGLDASVVARVDQHPRLKARFGPWYYAASAVGTFTRRYVVGPPRLRLELPDGRVLEGATAIFQNAPEFTFFGGRPVRMLQGEGLTTGHVSGAVLRHTRPTVMPGVVLRALVTPLDLGGHRAVDAAPAITSATLRSADERPLPVQVDGDAIGELTGDLPIGVRPGGLLVVA from the coding sequence GTGCCCGCCTCAGCGCCCGCGTCCGACGCCTCGTCCCTCACCTCCGACGAGCGCCGGCGGATCGCGGTCATCGTCAACCCGAACGCGACGACGACCTCGCCGCGCCTGCGCGACCTCGTCCTGCACGCGCTGTCGCACCGGTACGACGTCGAGCCGCTCGACACCCGCGCGCCGCTCCACGCCACCGAGCTGGCGCGCCAGGCGGCCGCCGACGGCGTGGACGCGGTCGTCACCCTCGGGGGCGACGGCACGGTGAACGAGGCGACGAACGGCCTGGTCGGCACCGGCGTGCCGCTCGTGCCGCTGCCGGGCGGGGCGACGAACGTCTTCCACCGGATGATCGGGATGCCCGGGGACATCGTCGACGCCACCGAGCACGTGCTGACGCTGGCCGACGCGTGGGCGCCGCGGCCCGTGGACGTCGGGCGCATCGGCACGCGCTGGTTCACGTTCGCGGCGGGCGTCGGCCTGGACGCCAGCGTCGTCGCGCGCGTCGACCAGCACCCGCGGCTGAAGGCCCGCTTCGGCCCGTGGTACTACGCCGCGTCCGCGGTCGGCACGTTCACCCGCCGGTACGTCGTCGGGCCGCCGCGCCTGCGACTCGAGCTGCCCGACGGCCGCGTGCTCGAGGGCGCCACCGCGATCTTCCAGAACGCGCCCGAGTTCACGTTCTTCGGCGGCCGCCCCGTGCGCATGCTGCAGGGCGAGGGCCTGACCACGGGCCACGTGTCCGGCGCCGTGCTCCGCCACACGCGGCCGACCGTCATGCCCGGCGTGGTGCTGCGCGCGCTCGTGACGCCGCTGGACCTGGGCGGCCACCGGGCCGTCGACGCCGCGCCCGCGATCACGTCGGCCACGCTGCGCAGCGCCGACGAGCGGCCGCTGCCCGTGCAGGTCGACGGCGACGCGATCGGCGAGCTGACGGGCGACCTGCCGATCGGCGTGCGCCCCGGCGGGCTGCTCGTCGTCGCCTGA